In Brassica napus cultivar Da-Ae chromosome A3, Da-Ae, whole genome shotgun sequence, the sequence taaaatcaaatatttttttattttaaaataaaaatattttaaaataaaaaatctaaataaataaacttttgtaaattaataaattaataaaattttaaagtttcaatgttattaatttatagaagttctGTTGTACGTGAAAATGGAAAAGTGGAGAAAGTTGGttagaacctctataaaatgTGTATGATTCAAGTTCAACCCGTTCATCCTTCAATGCCGTAAGGACACCAAGAATCAATAAcatgaaaaatgtttatttaccACAAACACAGATAATAATctttttaaagtttaattttagttatataattcctGAATTTATAGTATGATTATAAAAATTACTAATTAAAACAAGGATAAAATGTATTATTACATATAATAAAGTCCAATTTCCAAAAAATAAAgagtgtatttttcaaatttcaaatcacaaataagatattttcaaattatcccAAAAAATTAGTTCACCTATTGTCAAATACCCACAcacttattttcttcttcatccatTATTGATTTTCGTCATTTACACTAAAACGTTTTAAATCAATACGGAAACAAATAGTACAAATCAAATCGATAACTGAATGATGAATGATGAGACTAAAACAAGTGTTCACAACTGTACAAATAATTGATTTCTAGTGGTAAAAGGGTTTTAGCTGGAACTTCTACCatgagtttgattttttttggtcacCCATAAACATCttaagtataaaaaaaaattcggatTTCTATAGATCTTTTGGTTTTTGGTGATTAATCACtaagattatcaaaaaaaaatgatgagatTGAAACAATTGTTCACAACTGAACAAACAGTAATTTAATAAGCTAAATTATTCATTTCTTGCTATATTTTGTACTGTATTTAAAGAAACACTTCGAACCATTTGGCACAAATCACGATTACGCTGGTGAACCAAAAGTTTTTAGTTAATCACTTAACCACACTCTTCAAATTTCAATTAAAACGCTTACGAAAAATTCAAAACTCccacaaaattttataaatgatagtTTTTCTCAAATACTACCGTccattcaaaatattaaatttcttcATAGAGACTAatagaatattatttataatcaaaatgttattaattatttacaaataaaatatgttataaaatcCAAATGTCCagacataataaataataaattttacattaaaaattaaaacataacctaatttgaaatatatatattttctctaaaacatcaactaCTTTGAAAAGAAATGAGTATTAAGAGAGCAACATCTTCTTTAAGTGAGCCTTAATTGCACCATACATCTAAAACTTAGTCATCAATAAACTGAGACCCAATATCAATTTCAAATAAAAGTTGATGACACAAAAGAAGCAAATAAAAGCATTACAATTATAGTTACTTCATACACAAACACAATTGCACATATCACATCGTTTGATACTTTTGATTGTACAAATAATTGTATGAGACACATACATGCATATTCAGTGCTTGCCATTTTGCTCTAACCCTTTTTGGTGGTCTTTCCACTTCAATGCCACAAGACTAAGTGCCTTTGTAGAAGACCCATCATTACTCAGCACCCTACTAGCTCCTTCCTTCATTTCCTTCATCTTATTCCTCACACCTTTACCTTCTTCACCTTCCATTAATCCCTTAACCACTCTAGCTACCTCTTCTCTTCTCACCATCCCTTCCTCCCCCGCATGAGCCCTAAGCGCAACATGAATATCTTCGGCCAACAAAACAGCGTTCATCTTCTGCTCAGCGTACAATGGCCAAGCAATAAGTGGAACACCGCTTACTATACTTTCCAGAGTCGAGTTCCATCCACAATGACTCAAAAACCCTCCGGTAGACGGATGAGCTAAAATTTGGGCTTGTGGAGCCCATGAAGGGATCATAAAGCCTCTATCTTTAGTCCGTTCCAAGAAACCATGCGGCAAAAATGTCAGTGGGTCGGCTTCACTATGCGATCTAAAAAACGAAGCATTTGCTGTTTGACTTGGGCTCCGTATGACCCAAAGAAACCGttgcttgctgtcttcaagaCCAAGAGCAAGCTCATTGAGCTGCTCAAGCGTTAGTACACCACCACTCCCAAATGAAACATACAAAACCGAACCAAGCGGTTGTTTGTCCAACCACTTCAAACATTCGGACTCCTCTATCCCGTTTCCACTCTCTTGCTTAACCAACGGTCCAATAGGATAAACTGGTGGTTTGTCAAGACCCGGTTCTTGCAAGGCCTTTATAGCATTTGGCTCTAGCTCGAGAAAGGTATTAACAAGAATCCCTTCGGCTTCTTTGTACCTCTTGGCGTTGTGGAGAAGACATTTGTACACGTCATGTTTCCGATCTCTAGCCGGGTCAGGAGCATCTTTTCCAGCGAACGGTACACATCCAGGGAGCTGAACCGGTTCGGTTAACTCACTAAACTCACACGACATCGTTTCGTCAAGTTTAGGAAGATGGAGAAAGAACGACAAGACGTTGGCCGTTGATGGGAAGAAAATGTACGGCGACACGTGGAACTCCACGGCGACGTCGAAAGCATCCGTACCGAACAGGTCGACGCAGAGCACCGTTGGCAAACGACCTTCCGCCGAGAACGAGTCAAAGACTCGCCGGAGCTCCGGGTTCGAACGACTCACGGTGAGGGAGATACGAGTTTCGATGCGAGTGGTGGGTGGAAGGTCGGTGAGGTCGGCGGGAGGGAGAAAGACGGAGGAGATGGACGACGGGAGAGAGTTTAGTACAGTTCTTTGAGATTTTGACGGTGGACCTTCGCCGATGACGAGAAAGGTTACGGAGAAGGCGTGGCGGTGAACGAGTCGTTTAGCGAACTGGGCGAGTGGGATGAGGTGACCCATTCCAGGACTCGGAAGGATGGCGACGTGAGGTGCTTTTGATTCCTCCATTGatgcaaactttttttttcttttgaaagttTGTGATTGCTTaacgtttttcttttttttttgtaaatgttgaGGTATTGTGTGGTGACTTTATATAGAGAGTTCGTGTGTATCATATTAACAGGGTGACATTATATTTTGTAgtgtatatagtatatatatatttattgatttatttagCGTTTGTTAAATGTTAGTCCATTTTGTTTTAGCCATGATATACTATAAACTATTCATGAACCGAGAGTACGTACAACTGGATTAGTAATTTGTGGAGGAAAATTATATAGAATGATTTATTTACGTAAATTCTAAAAATAACTACTATTTAagtagaataaaataaattatattttaatgatttacgTGGAATATAAAAAAAGATAGAACATAGTTTTTAACATTCATGATTAAAAAGTACCATGAATGAGATGGAATGGAATAACCTACATTATTCTATTCTTTTGCATTCATTTTTCTTAATTCTTTTCATTCAGTATATTCCTGTAAATTttcatacatatttttttttcatacatatttattttcttggcATATGTATAAAAAAACCTTTTAGTTATGAGAATTTTTCATAATGTAGGTAAAAAAATTGCAAAGTGATATTTTAAAATGGGGTGATTTACGCGACTCAAATTCATTATGATGTAACATTATATCTTCAATTATTGGAGCGGGgcagtgtttcaaaaaaaaaaaaaaaaaaaaaatattggagcGGGGCATCCTTTTGTGATTGTAGGTAAAAATATGTGAGCGTGTCAAATGTCTTGGGCTCACGTATGAGATGTGATGACATGCAAACGTAATGCTGTTGCAGTGATATCCTTCGCTCCATTTTAACACTTCGTCAAATATTTATGGGACATCATGGCGACGATAAAAAGGCATATACAATCATTCACCAATAGATTAGACTTTagcatatgtttgagtgaaaaAGGTAATAATCTCAGATCCCATAATATACAAAAAGCGAGTGGTGTCCCGCAAGCTATCGATACATCAACTTTTTCTGACATCAACTTTAAAAAATGTGAAGGCTTTTTAATAGTTTGATCAAATTTCTCAAAACCTTATTGTGAGAATCTATTAACATTAGTTAAAGCCcatcaaatccaaaaaaaaatttgaacgtTCTTCTGCTCCTACCTCTTCCAAATTAATGGAACAGTTTGTGCCATGCGTACACTTATTACGTAACCCTTAATTTGAGGCTCTTCTATGTACAGCTTAGCTTATgttgtaattaaaaaataagaaatatggAACATGGTGGTGAAACCCTTCTTCCTCTTACTCGGCATGTGTGGTGGAATTAAAAGGAGAACATGCCATGCAAACCTTCTGGGGTGCTTATAAGTCAACTCAGCAATTTGGAAGGAATCACATGTTAACATAATTACATTGTCTTACCTTAATGAATTTGAAAAGTAGCTAAAGCCACAAATACAAATTTCCGAGGAGACACAAGATTATAATTCACTCTTTTTAACGGTTTAAAAGAGGTGGAGTGAACATTTGTTTCTGCTTTGTGAATAAATTAAGATGAATATCATTGCTAATTGCCAGGCTAAAATTATAATCACATAAAGAAGATGGACATATAACTAGGTTGATTGGAAACTTAGGAGTTAACAATCTCgtattctatttttcttaaaataaatgcTAATGTACTTTTAAATCTACATACAGGTATAGAAATTTTGTCCACCCACGCTTCACaatttatataactaaatattatttctGAAATTCTACATTTTagaactaaaataaaattataaattataaaacataagcttatttacttattttaatttttaaaatatttttgtcaacAAGTAAAGAATcactgttttaaaattttggtctttttcttcATTACAAACAAGATTAAAAactttttgttaaagaaaaaatcaaaattttattttatatctgaGATAGAagttatttaaaacatttaaatacagttattaataaataatttgcTAATAAAGTtacttgtaaaatattttaaagtggtaaaaatatagatactaaaatattaatgagtataaaataataataaaataaatgaatttatttttgtaataattaaaatgtaggGTTAAAGCTATAAATTTTTCTAAGTATGAATTAAGCTTTTTCAAAGGGCCATGAATTAAGATTTTGAAAACGTTTGGATAAAAATATGTGAATTG encodes:
- the LOC106438628 gene encoding UDP-glycosyltransferase 72B1-like, giving the protein MEESKAPHVAILPSPGMGHLIPLAQFAKRLVHRHAFSVTFLVIGEGPPSKSQRTVLNSLPSSISSVFLPPADLTDLPPTTRIETRISLTVSRSNPELRRVFDSFSAEGRLPTVLCVDLFGTDAFDVAVEFHVSPYIFFPSTANVLSFFLHLPKLDETMSCEFSELTEPVQLPGCVPFAGKDAPDPARDRKHDVYKCLLHNAKRYKEAEGILVNTFLELEPNAIKALQEPGLDKPPVYPIGPLVKQESGNGIEESECLKWLDKQPLGSVLYVSFGSGGVLTLEQLNELALGLEDSKQRFLWVIRSPSQTANASFFRSHSEADPLTFLPHGFLERTKDRGFMIPSWAPQAQILAHPSTGGFLSHCGWNSTLESIVSGVPLIAWPLYAEQKMNAVLLAEDIHVALRAHAGEEGMVRREEVARVVKGLMEGEEGKGVRNKMKEMKEGASRVLSNDGSSTKALSLVALKWKDHQKGLEQNGKH